The proteins below are encoded in one region of Rhizobacter sp.:
- a CDS encoding DUF3089 domain-containing protein, with translation MNPSLLTRALALTTASGTLLLLAACATHTTPTTPPAAPAKPAAPSIPSTTPAPTTSTVDYNKPDTWLCRPGRNDVCALPLSVTTITADGQRTKGPAIVANANAPIDCFYVYPTVSNDPGGNSDMNAGPEEQSVTFAQFSPLRTQCRMFAPLYRQITLAALRSRFTGTPMKADAGMAYGDVVAAWNHYLAHDNKGRGVVLIGHSQGARMITELVAREVEGKPVQKQVVSVIPIGSNLMVPKGQDVGGNFKSTPLCRSASQTGCAISWVSFRANTPPPSGSLFGRPVGNDEVACNHPAALAGGATQSKVWFSKRSDVSAATGPGTAKWQALVASVDTPFFYLPGFVTTQCVNNANGSYLAAKATPDNRADDFGGDVVAGGNVVDTWGLHLIDVSLGIGDLIDVVGQQAKAYTAKAK, from the coding sequence ATGAACCCTTCCTTGCTCACCCGCGCCCTCGCCCTGACCACCGCCAGCGGCACCTTGTTGCTGCTGGCCGCATGTGCGACCCACACGACACCCACCACGCCGCCGGCCGCCCCCGCCAAGCCGGCGGCCCCGTCGATCCCCTCGACCACGCCTGCCCCGACCACCAGCACCGTCGACTACAACAAGCCCGACACCTGGCTGTGCCGCCCGGGCCGCAACGACGTCTGCGCCCTGCCGCTGAGCGTGACCACCATCACCGCCGACGGCCAGCGCACCAAGGGCCCGGCCATCGTGGCGAATGCCAACGCGCCGATCGACTGCTTCTACGTCTACCCCACCGTCTCGAACGACCCGGGCGGCAACAGCGACATGAACGCCGGGCCCGAAGAGCAGAGCGTGACCTTCGCGCAGTTCTCGCCGCTGCGCACGCAGTGCCGCATGTTTGCGCCGCTGTACCGCCAGATCACGCTGGCCGCGCTGCGCAGCCGCTTCACCGGCACGCCGATGAAGGCCGACGCCGGCATGGCCTATGGCGACGTGGTCGCCGCCTGGAACCACTACCTCGCCCACGACAACAAGGGCCGCGGCGTGGTGCTGATCGGCCATTCGCAGGGCGCGCGCATGATCACCGAGCTGGTGGCGCGCGAAGTCGAGGGCAAGCCGGTGCAGAAGCAGGTCGTCTCGGTGATCCCGATCGGCAGCAACCTCATGGTGCCCAAGGGGCAGGACGTCGGCGGCAACTTCAAGTCGACCCCGCTGTGCCGAAGCGCGAGCCAGACCGGCTGCGCCATCTCGTGGGTCTCGTTCCGCGCCAACACGCCGCCGCCGAGCGGCTCGCTCTTCGGCCGCCCGGTCGGCAATGACGAAGTGGCCTGCAACCACCCGGCCGCGCTCGCGGGCGGTGCCACCCAGTCGAAGGTGTGGTTCTCCAAGCGCAGCGACGTCTCGGCCGCCACCGGCCCGGGCACGGCCAAGTGGCAGGCGCTGGTCGCCTCGGTCGACACGCCCTTCTTCTACCTGCCCGGCTTCGTGACCACGCAGTGCGTGAACAACGCCAACGGCAGCTACCTCGCCGCCAAGGCCACCCCCGACAACCGCGCCGACGACTTCGGCGGCGACGTGGTCGCCGGTGGCAACGTGGTCGACACCTGGGGCCTGCACCTCATCGACGTGAGCCTGGGCATCGGCGACCTGATCGACGTGGTCGGCCAGCAGGCCAAGGCCTACACCGCGAAGGCGAAGTAA
- a CDS encoding DEAD/DEAH box helicase: MSFDSLGLAEPLLRAVHEQGYTTPTPIQAQAIPIVLQGGDLLGGAQTGTGKTAGFTLPLLHRLLQKPAVRDARGRMPIRALILTPTRELAAQVEESVRNYGKYTKLSSMVMFGGVGMQPQIDKLKKGVDILVATPGRLLDHAQQRTLDLSHIEIFVLDEADRMLDMGFIHDIKKVLAILPQQKQSLLFSATFSDEIKTLADRLLNKPALVEVARRNQTNDAIAQKVHPVGREMKKELLSHLIKENDWHQVLVFTRMKHGANRLVEYLLKQDISAMAIHGNKSQSARTKALADFKSGELQVLVATDIAARGIDIDQLPHVVNFELPNVPEDYVHRIGRTGRAGAQGEAVSLVCVDENIFLRDIEKLIKREIPKEIVPGFEPHPSEKPEPIVLGRMTIGEGVKRGGGGGHRHGGGGGGSRGGNTGSGRPAQGGRQEQRPAQHAARSPAPSHGQAPARSGGGSAHPPRQGAKPQGPRAEPRRDGGSKPQPRLTQPKR; this comes from the coding sequence ATGTCTTTTGATTCTCTCGGCCTCGCCGAGCCGCTGCTGCGTGCCGTGCACGAACAGGGCTACACCACCCCCACCCCCATCCAGGCGCAAGCCATCCCCATCGTGCTGCAAGGCGGCGACCTGCTCGGCGGCGCGCAGACCGGCACCGGCAAGACCGCCGGCTTCACGCTGCCGCTGCTGCACCGCCTGCTGCAGAAGCCCGCGGTGCGCGATGCACGCGGCCGCATGCCCATCCGCGCGCTGATCCTCACGCCCACCCGCGAGCTCGCCGCGCAGGTGGAAGAAAGCGTGCGCAACTACGGCAAGTACACCAAGCTCAGCTCGATGGTGATGTTCGGCGGCGTCGGAATGCAGCCGCAGATCGACAAGCTGAAGAAGGGTGTCGACATCCTCGTCGCCACGCCCGGCCGCCTGCTCGACCACGCGCAGCAGCGCACGCTCGACCTGAGCCACATCGAGATCTTCGTGCTCGACGAGGCCGACCGCATGCTCGACATGGGCTTCATCCACGACATCAAGAAGGTGCTCGCCATCCTGCCGCAGCAGAAGCAAAGCCTGCTCTTCTCGGCCACCTTCAGCGACGAGATCAAGACGCTCGCCGATCGCCTGCTCAACAAGCCGGCGCTGGTGGAAGTGGCCCGCCGCAACCAGACCAACGACGCCATCGCGCAGAAGGTGCACCCGGTCGGCCGCGAGATGAAGAAGGAGCTGCTCTCGCACCTGATCAAGGAAAACGATTGGCACCAGGTGCTCGTCTTCACGCGCATGAAGCACGGGGCCAATCGCCTCGTCGAATACCTGCTCAAGCAGGACATCAGCGCGATGGCCATCCACGGCAACAAGAGCCAGAGCGCGCGCACCAAGGCGCTGGCCGACTTCAAGAGCGGCGAGCTGCAGGTGCTGGTGGCGACCGACATCGCCGCCCGCGGCATCGACATCGACCAGCTGCCCCACGTCGTCAACTTCGAGCTGCCCAACGTGCCCGAAGACTACGTGCACCGCATCGGCCGCACCGGCCGCGCGGGCGCCCAAGGCGAGGCGGTGTCGCTGGTGTGCGTGGATGAAAACATCTTCCTGCGCGACATCGAGAAGCTCATCAAGCGCGAGATCCCGAAGGAGATCGTGCCCGGCTTCGAGCCGCACCCGAGCGAGAAGCCCGAGCCCATCGTGCTCGGCCGCATGACGATCGGCGAAGGTGTCAAGCGTGGCGGCGGTGGCGGGCATCGCCACGGCGGTGGTGGTGGCGGGTCGCGCGGCGGCAACACGGGCAGTGGCCGGCCGGCGCAAGGTGGCCGGCAGGAGCAGAGGCCGGCGCAGCACGCCGCCCGCAGCCCGGCCCCGTCGCACGGGCAGGCGCCGGCACGCAGCGGCGGCGGCAGCGCCCATCCGCCGCGCCAGGGCGCCAAGCCGCAAGGCCCGCGCGCCGAGCCGCGGCGCGATGGCGGCAGCAAGCCGCAGCCGCGGCTGACGCAGCCCAAGCGCTGA
- a CDS encoding sigma-70 family RNA polymerase sigma factor, with the protein MSEITLLLEQIQSGDSVARDRLFTLLYADLKRLARSHLAKAGPITLDPSSIVHEAWLRCGEAPGGSSRRQFFAYASTVMRSVIVDHVRERAAQKRGGGVAEVTLSTAAFEELPNQPDALSVDEALQALERVDERGHKLVEMRYFGGMTMEECAEVMELSVPTLKRDWRRARAFLFDYLSA; encoded by the coding sequence ATGAGCGAAATCACCTTGCTGCTTGAACAGATTCAGTCTGGCGACAGCGTTGCCAGGGACCGTCTCTTCACCCTGCTCTACGCCGACCTCAAGCGCCTGGCACGAAGCCACCTCGCCAAGGCGGGGCCGATCACGCTGGATCCCTCGTCCATCGTTCACGAGGCCTGGCTGCGCTGCGGCGAAGCGCCGGGCGGCAGCAGCCGGCGCCAGTTCTTCGCGTATGCCAGCACCGTGATGCGCAGCGTGATCGTCGACCACGTGCGCGAGCGCGCGGCGCAAAAGCGCGGCGGTGGCGTGGCCGAGGTGACGCTCAGCACCGCGGCCTTTGAAGAGCTGCCGAACCAGCCCGATGCACTCTCGGTCGACGAAGCCCTGCAGGCGCTGGAGCGGGTGGACGAGCGTGGCCACAAGCTCGTGGAGATGCGCTATTTCGGCGGCATGACGATGGAAGAGTGCGCCGAGGTGATGGAGCTTTCGGTGCCCACGCTCAAGCGCGATTGGCGCCGGGCCCGGGCCTTCCTGTTCGACTACCTCAGCGCCTGA
- a CDS encoding protein kinase codes for MAITAPSTQAWREVLALFDRWADADDSSRAAELKRIEAEHPALYPRLLAMIEADRAAEAKDFLADAAPLPVEAPPAQAAGTRLGAWELRETIGSGGMGQVWLATRSDGLYSGRAAVKLLHATRLDAQAQARFAREGEFLARLTHPHIAQLLDAGLTPDGTRYLVLEYVPGERIDHWCDARQLGIDARLKLFMQVCDAVAYAHSHLVVHRDLKPANILVTDDGHVKLLDFGVAKLLAGDDDTELTELTRAAPAGLTPEYAAPEQIEGQPITTATDVYALGVVLFGLLSGARPYANTSRGVAALARAIVEEPARSLTAALRESPDATVSRGTSLSSLQQALRGDLETIVAKALKKSPGERYATVQELRDDLQRHLDHQPVSAQPDTFGYRARKFAQRNRVQVVALAGVMLSLVLGIAATAWQWRSAAQETDRTKAVIKVLTHIFTDLSPEESGKAQVPVIDLLRKGWSQAKQELQSDPALRGEVARPLGLMLQSSGDMATALEALTISRQHLVDSGQTSTPQYLQVMQSLAYMKSRIGQTEEAKVLLAELIDVAQRTGRSSTAEAVNAQVELGEILRREGKLADAQDQLAKAAALAARHLGAGHPSHIHALQEQAVALRELGRWPEARNVLASAVKSVAGAKPVHGLLARYDLAMFELDLGQYREAVNQLMPLVDELRKYYGEGDTYTIYSLASLAVGHFHSGEHGKAAVALDDALQRAIRSSEPDVRQIVQTIAARHALRRDDCSRAEPLLRANLAHFESGDAASRPFAERNRMLLAECELRRGRTTAARALLDATLEHQHDIYGPRHADLWPTLMLKAIAIDAEQGAAAARVSYDAACTMALALLPEGHPDRIKVQVMRDQAHWRSQATPPHRAALVASLRAYGEVLARRPDGQMFSVLSRELLEQGPTAKLSPSPLLALMAY; via the coding sequence ATGGCCATCACCGCGCCGTCGACCCAAGCATGGCGCGAGGTGCTGGCCTTGTTCGACCGCTGGGCCGATGCGGATGACAGCTCCCGCGCGGCCGAGCTGAAGCGCATCGAAGCCGAGCACCCGGCGCTCTACCCTCGCCTGCTGGCGATGATCGAGGCCGACCGCGCGGCCGAGGCGAAAGACTTCCTCGCCGACGCGGCCCCGCTGCCGGTCGAGGCGCCCCCTGCCCAGGCCGCAGGCACACGTCTCGGCGCCTGGGAGCTGCGCGAGACCATCGGCTCCGGCGGCATGGGCCAGGTGTGGCTCGCCACCCGCAGCGACGGGCTCTACAGCGGGCGCGCCGCCGTGAAGCTGCTGCACGCCACGCGCCTCGATGCGCAGGCCCAGGCCCGCTTCGCCCGCGAAGGCGAATTTCTCGCGCGGCTCACCCACCCGCACATCGCGCAACTGCTCGACGCCGGTCTCACGCCCGACGGCACGCGTTATCTGGTGCTCGAATACGTGCCCGGCGAGCGCATCGACCACTGGTGCGATGCACGCCAGCTCGGCATCGACGCGCGGCTCAAGCTCTTCATGCAGGTGTGCGACGCGGTGGCGTATGCGCATTCGCACCTCGTCGTGCATCGCGACCTGAAGCCGGCCAACATCCTCGTGACCGACGACGGCCACGTGAAGCTGCTCGACTTCGGCGTGGCCAAGCTGCTGGCCGGCGACGATGACACCGAGCTGACCGAACTCACCCGCGCGGCACCGGCCGGCCTCACACCGGAATACGCGGCGCCGGAGCAGATCGAGGGGCAGCCGATCACGACGGCCACCGACGTGTATGCGTTGGGCGTGGTGCTGTTCGGCCTGCTCAGCGGCGCGCGGCCGTATGCGAACACCTCGCGGGGGGTGGCAGCACTCGCGCGGGCCATCGTCGAGGAGCCGGCCCGCAGCCTGACGGCGGCACTGCGCGAGTCGCCCGACGCCACGGTGTCACGCGGCACCAGCTTGTCTTCATTGCAGCAGGCCTTGCGCGGCGATCTGGAAACCATCGTCGCCAAGGCGCTGAAGAAGTCGCCCGGTGAGCGCTACGCCACGGTGCAGGAGCTGCGCGACGACTTGCAGCGCCACCTCGACCACCAGCCTGTGAGCGCGCAGCCCGACACCTTCGGCTACCGCGCCCGCAAGTTCGCGCAGCGCAACCGTGTGCAGGTGGTTGCGTTGGCCGGGGTCATGCTGAGCCTGGTGCTCGGCATCGCCGCCACCGCATGGCAGTGGCGCAGCGCAGCGCAGGAAACCGATCGCACGAAAGCGGTGATCAAGGTGCTGACCCACATCTTCACCGACCTCTCCCCGGAAGAAAGCGGCAAAGCGCAGGTCCCGGTCATCGACCTGCTGCGCAAGGGTTGGAGCCAGGCGAAGCAGGAGCTGCAGAGCGACCCCGCCTTGCGGGGCGAGGTGGCTCGACCGCTCGGGCTCATGCTGCAGTCCTCCGGCGACATGGCCACAGCGCTGGAGGCCCTGACGATCAGCCGTCAACACCTCGTGGACTCCGGACAGACATCGACGCCCCAGTACCTTCAGGTGATGCAGAGCCTCGCCTACATGAAGTCGCGCATCGGGCAGACGGAAGAGGCCAAGGTCCTGCTGGCCGAGCTGATCGACGTCGCGCAGCGAACGGGCCGGTCCTCCACGGCCGAAGCGGTGAACGCGCAGGTCGAGCTGGGCGAAATCTTGCGTCGGGAAGGAAAACTCGCCGACGCGCAGGACCAACTCGCCAAAGCGGCTGCCCTGGCGGCGCGTCATCTCGGAGCGGGCCACCCCAGCCACATTCACGCCTTGCAGGAACAGGCCGTCGCGTTGCGAGAACTGGGGCGCTGGCCGGAGGCCCGAAACGTCCTGGCATCGGCGGTCAAAAGCGTCGCTGGCGCCAAACCCGTACACGGCCTGCTCGCACGCTACGACCTCGCCATGTTCGAGCTGGACCTCGGGCAGTACCGCGAGGCCGTCAACCAGCTGATGCCCCTGGTCGACGAGCTGCGCAAGTACTACGGCGAAGGCGACACCTACACCATCTACAGCCTGGCGTCGCTCGCCGTCGGCCACTTCCACAGCGGAGAACATGGCAAGGCTGCTGTAGCGCTGGACGATGCGCTTCAAAGGGCGATCCGCTCATCCGAGCCCGATGTCCGGCAGATCGTGCAGACGATCGCCGCACGCCACGCGTTGAGACGCGACGACTGCTCCCGGGCCGAACCCCTGCTGCGCGCCAACCTGGCGCACTTCGAGTCAGGCGACGCAGCCAGCCGACCCTTTGCCGAACGCAACCGCATGCTGCTCGCCGAGTGCGAACTCCGGCGCGGGCGCACCACCGCGGCTCGCGCGCTGCTGGACGCGACGCTTGAGCACCAGCACGACATCTACGGGCCGCGCCATGCGGACCTCTGGCCAACGCTCATGCTCAAGGCGATTGCAATCGATGCCGAGCAAGGTGCAGCGGCGGCAAGGGTCAGCTATGACGCTGCCTGCACCATGGCCCTGGCGCTCCTGCCCGAGGGCCACCCCGATCGAATCAAGGTCCAGGTGATGCGCGACCAGGCCCACTGGCGGTCGCAAGCCACCCCTCCACATCGTGCGGCCCTCGTGGCCTCGCTTCGTGCCTATGGCGAAGTGCTGGCCCGACGACCGGATGGGCAGATGTTTTCCGTTTTATCCAGAGAGCTGTTGGAACAGGGGCCGACAGCCAAGCTTTCCCCCTCCCCCCTATTGGCCCTGATGGCCTACTGA
- a CDS encoding serine hydrolase: MSAKAKQFLEQKLRETLAECHVPALAAALVRESGNTIVSAAQGVRKVGASGAANAVQPGDKFNLGSISKVITGTLMAKLIQEDVGKLRWTTKLGDVYPELWLFPIARDGYKNVTVEQMLAHTAGFPYTPVNDEVNDWITYTPLDMTKSKLKKRRVLYVLNSILDKPAYWPPTSGFEYSGGGIIAASMAEKKTGKTYEDLVQQYVYGPLGMTQSGFGVTSSGALTGPWQHRWDGDERTISADHNTHLAGFNWGARAPVGSACCSAADMGKFMREHLRPDPQVLSTAMRSDMQTHEVSTHSDFVRGAWASTNPGSSSAEIWHNGDNGTAYAHMSVRPSEGVGYAAMSNLSSTVSSGAVHEMHEVMGQMHAQWNTLFGPGSPDLVECAHPVPALTFTGSTLWAFGRRHDGSVRRYKSTNHGANFSAMGDFGAARINSGLGAASSADGQKLFVIGRGLDNKAWFSGSTNGGTSWQGWLPILAGVFLSGIAIACNAAGSIVHAVGIGQDRRMWRARSTDGGQHWTGWTPVGQGVFTSGPAIACSSDGKVVHVVARGNDLRAWRNVSLDSGANFQPHWAPVGKGVFGSGLGLACSDTGARVVLMGRGFDKSMWTNTSTNTGTGWQAHWKKVDTGTFTSAPVLATTSGGAHLHAYAYGGDFRIWGNRSLDGGNSWAGWGQKHGDFFL; this comes from the coding sequence ATGAGCGCCAAGGCCAAGCAATTCCTCGAACAGAAACTGCGCGAGACCCTCGCCGAATGCCACGTGCCCGCGCTGGCGGCGGCGCTCGTGCGCGAGAGCGGCAACACGATCGTGAGCGCCGCGCAGGGCGTGCGCAAGGTCGGCGCCTCGGGCGCGGCCAACGCGGTGCAGCCCGGCGACAAGTTCAACCTCGGCTCCATCAGCAAGGTGATCACCGGCACGCTGATGGCCAAGCTGATCCAGGAAGACGTGGGCAAGCTGCGCTGGACCACCAAGCTCGGCGACGTGTACCCCGAGCTGTGGCTCTTCCCGATCGCGCGCGACGGCTACAAGAACGTGACCGTCGAGCAGATGCTGGCGCACACCGCGGGCTTCCCGTACACACCGGTGAACGACGAGGTGAACGACTGGATCACCTACACGCCGCTGGACATGACCAAGTCCAAGCTCAAGAAGCGGCGCGTGCTGTACGTGCTGAATTCCATCCTCGACAAGCCCGCCTACTGGCCGCCCACCAGCGGCTTCGAGTACAGCGGTGGCGGCATCATCGCCGCGAGCATGGCCGAGAAGAAGACCGGCAAGACCTACGAAGACCTGGTGCAGCAGTACGTCTACGGGCCGCTCGGCATGACGCAGTCGGGCTTCGGCGTCACCAGCAGCGGCGCACTCACCGGCCCCTGGCAGCACCGCTGGGACGGTGACGAGCGCACCATCTCGGCCGACCACAACACCCACCTCGCCGGCTTCAACTGGGGCGCGCGGGCGCCGGTGGGCAGCGCCTGCTGCTCGGCCGCCGACATGGGCAAGTTCATGCGCGAACACCTGCGCCCTGATCCGCAGGTGTTGTCGACCGCCATGCGCAGCGACATGCAGACGCACGAGGTGTCGACGCATTCCGACTTCGTGCGCGGCGCCTGGGCGTCGACCAACCCCGGCTCCAGCTCCGCCGAGATCTGGCACAACGGCGACAACGGCACGGCCTATGCGCACATGTCGGTGCGGCCCTCGGAAGGGGTGGGCTATGCGGCCATGTCCAACCTCAGCTCCACCGTGTCGTCGGGTGCGGTGCATGAGATGCACGAGGTGATGGGCCAGATGCACGCCCAGTGGAACACGCTCTTCGGCCCCGGCAGCCCCGATCTCGTGGAATGCGCCCACCCCGTGCCCGCGCTCACCTTCACCGGCTCCACGCTGTGGGCCTTCGGCCGCCGGCACGACGGCAGCGTGCGCCGCTACAAGTCGACCAACCACGGCGCGAACTTCAGCGCCATGGGCGACTTCGGCGCAGCCCGCATCAACTCCGGCCTCGGCGCGGCCAGCTCGGCCGACGGCCAGAAGCTCTTCGTCATCGGCCGCGGGCTCGACAACAAGGCCTGGTTCAGTGGGTCGACCAACGGCGGCACCAGCTGGCAGGGCTGGCTGCCCATCCTCGCGGGGGTGTTCCTCTCGGGCATCGCCATCGCCTGCAACGCGGCGGGCAGCATCGTGCACGCCGTGGGCATCGGGCAGGACCGCCGCATGTGGCGCGCCCGCTCCACCGATGGCGGCCAGCACTGGACGGGCTGGACACCCGTCGGCCAGGGCGTCTTCACCTCCGGCCCGGCCATCGCCTGCTCGAGCGACGGCAAGGTGGTGCACGTGGTCGCCCGAGGCAACGACCTGCGCGCATGGCGCAACGTGTCGCTCGACAGCGGCGCCAACTTCCAGCCGCACTGGGCGCCGGTGGGCAAGGGCGTGTTCGGCTCGGGCCTCGGCCTCGCCTGCAGCGACACCGGCGCGCGTGTGGTGCTCATGGGCCGCGGCTTCGACAAGTCGATGTGGACCAACACCAGCACCAACACCGGCACCGGCTGGCAGGCGCACTGGAAGAAGGTCGACACCGGCACCTTCACCTCGGCCCCCGTGCTCGCCACGACCTCGGGCGGTGCGCACCTGCATGCGTATGCCTACGGCGGCGACTTCCGCATCTGGGGCAACCGCTCGCTCGATGGCGGCAACAGCTGGGCGGGCTGGGGCCAGAAGCACGGCGACTTCTTCCTCTGA